The following are encoded in a window of Chionomys nivalis chromosome X, mChiNiv1.1, whole genome shotgun sequence genomic DNA:
- the LOC130868248 gene encoding NADH dehydrogenase [ubiquinone] 1 beta subcomplex subunit 4-like, translating to MPGSKYKPAPLATLPQTLNPTEYDVSPETRKAQLEHLSIRAQLKREYLLQYNNPKRQMHIEDPALIRWTYARSTNIYPNFRPTPKNSLLGAVVAFGPLIFWYYIFKTDRDRKEKLIQEGKLDRTLNISY from the coding sequence ATGCCGGGTTCCAAGTATAAACCTGCGCCCCTGGCCACTCTCCCCCAAACCCTCAACCCAACCGAGTATGATGTGTCTCCAGAGACCCGAAAGGCGCAGCTCGAGCACTTGAGCATAAGGGCCCAGCTTAAACGGGAATATCTGCTTCAGTACAACAACCCCAAACGCCAAATGCACATCGAAGATCCTGCCTTGATTCGTTGGACCTATGCAAGatcaacaaatatttatcctAATTTCAGACCCACCCCCAAGAACTCACTTTTAGGAGCTGTGGTGGCATTTGGGCCCCTCATCTTCTGGTACTACATTTTCAAAACAGAcagggacagaaaggaaaaacttATCCAGGAAGGAAAATTGGACCGAACTTTGAATATCTCCTATTAA